A part of Paenibacillus sp. sptzw28 genomic DNA contains:
- a CDS encoding DUF5317 domain-containing protein has product MVYDGIVIGLIVGFIRAGWRSGLTALSQISIKGGILFPILLGIQLIIVLIGDRIPYIKSFSGYMFMAVYAAGLYVLWLNRKEKGFWWIFAGVGLNFLVMLVNGGRMPVSIDAASVLGHHYVEMLQNGTTDSKHAALTAATRLPFLGDIIPLSAPYPRTQVISVGDVIMNFGIFVYLQSVMMAFRTNSSVVNAK; this is encoded by the coding sequence ATGGTCTATGATGGAATCGTTATCGGTCTAATTGTCGGATTCATTCGTGCAGGATGGCGCAGCGGCTTGACGGCACTTTCGCAAATAAGCATAAAAGGAGGCATACTGTTTCCGATCTTGCTCGGGATACAATTGATTATCGTGCTGATCGGGGATCGTATTCCTTACATAAAGTCATTCAGCGGTTATATGTTCATGGCGGTTTACGCCGCCGGGCTCTATGTACTCTGGCTAAACCGCAAGGAGAAAGGGTTCTGGTGGATCTTCGCCGGTGTTGGACTCAACTTCCTCGTCATGCTTGTGAACGGCGGACGGATGCCGGTATCGATCGACGCCGCTTCCGTGCTCGGTCACCATTACGTCGAGATGCTTCAGAACGGAACGACCGACTCCAAGCATGCGGCATTAACTGCAGCGACAAGATTACCTTTTCTCGGGGACATTATTCCACTATCCGCTCCATATCCTAGGACCCAGGTAATCAGCGTAGGGGATGTCATCATGAACTTCGGAATTTTCGTCTATCTGCAGTCTGTGATGATGGCTTTCAGAACAAATTCATCCGTTGTTAATGCAAAATAA
- a CDS encoding kinase, giving the protein MDTVMNKIINSKKEERLILGIDGLSRSGKTTFTDDLRKRLKQLQLNFITIHIDDHIVNRKKRYATGHEEWYEYYTLQWDIHYLRDYLFAKIRKQNELQLLFYNSELDEQVTRTALIPDECIVLIEGVFLQRQEWREFFDYIIYLDCPKNMRFSREAESTRKDIQKFNNRYWKAEDYYMETVNPLAKANLVISTGL; this is encoded by the coding sequence ATGGACACGGTCATGAATAAGATCATAAATTCAAAAAAAGAAGAGAGACTCATTTTGGGAATAGATGGTTTAAGTCGTTCTGGGAAGACAACTTTTACTGATGATCTACGAAAAAGGCTAAAACAGCTACAGCTAAACTTTATTACGATCCACATAGATGATCATATCGTAAATCGTAAGAAAAGATATGCTACTGGTCATGAAGAATGGTACGAGTACTATACTTTACAATGGGACATTCACTATTTGCGGGATTATTTATTTGCTAAAATACGCAAGCAAAATGAATTACAACTGCTTTTTTATAACAGCGAACTCGATGAGCAAGTTACGAGAACCGCTTTAATACCAGATGAGTGTATTGTTTTGATAGAGGGTGTTTTCCTTCAACGACAAGAGTGGCGAGAATTTTTTGATTACATAATTTATCTCGATTGCCCTAAAAATATGCGCTTCTCTCGTGAAGCAGAAAGTACTCGTAAGGACATCCAAAAATTCAACAATAGGTACTGGAAAGCGGAAGATTACTACATGGAAACGGTAAATCCTTTAGCTAAAGCCAATTTAGTTATTAGTACAGGGCTTTAA
- a CDS encoding GNAT family N-acetyltransferase → MGNRINVRIEPWADADLALLYRLNAPEMLEHLGGPESEEQIIARHNRYLEIGRKGTGRMFSIVLLPELEAVGNIGYWERIWQDETIYEIGWGVLPLFQGRGIAAAATAAALVSASTEQKHRYIHAFPSVDNPASNAICRKLDFLFIGECAFEYPPGYIMRCNSWCMDLTKTT, encoded by the coding sequence ATAGGAAATCGAATTAACGTACGGATTGAGCCATGGGCAGATGCCGACCTTGCTCTACTTTACCGCCTGAATGCACCGGAGATGCTAGAACACCTGGGAGGTCCGGAGAGCGAGGAACAGATCATCGCACGCCACAATCGGTACCTTGAGATCGGCAGGAAGGGGACTGGTCGTATGTTCAGCATCGTCCTGCTCCCTGAACTCGAAGCGGTCGGTAACATTGGGTACTGGGAACGCATCTGGCAGGATGAGACAATATACGAGATCGGCTGGGGCGTCTTGCCACTCTTCCAGGGCAGAGGCATAGCGGCTGCAGCTACCGCAGCTGCCCTCGTAAGTGCCAGCACAGAGCAAAAACACAGGTACATTCATGCATTCCCGTCCGTCGACAATCCTGCGTCAAACGCAATTTGCAGGAAGCTCGACTTCTTGTTCATTGGCGAGTGCGCCTTCGAGTACCCACCGGGGTACATCATGCGATGCAATAGCTGGTGCATGGATCTCACCAAGACAACGTGA
- a CDS encoding diguanylate cyclase, which translates to MRLTQKLAGFRQPGNLYLLLKSFAGMLLFAATGNLSINSYSMTQWVIIYSMVGAVLLLSHFIFALSPEGNGQSMDSSVYLAALFLYGGGVALFVLLLSSVVFMIYARNTKWWKHILNFSMYTFMINGAGLTFHLLGGETGPFNINYMYAYLVALAAYFTLNVILFGCYYLILYKGSVFKFLKNIMRDILFAYLSTLLLSVVLVILMAQNGSLGLFLFLAIGILLSHAFQQLFKMYNSVSEKANTDQRTGLYSHSCFEEKLDEAIKVAKKQESPLSLAMIDLDDFKKYNDTFGHLQGDRLLGFFGELVKSECESKNFIAARFGGEEFAIIMPGFTQEQSKAFIDGLRKKINDSPFDGVEIFPHGCLSYSAGIIELRKEMHDKSQLIDWADRAVYAAKSKGKNMVLIYGEESRLPQRLEDDIKELEQQLKIFLSKDVYTFKHSKRVYSYAVDMADVLKLNDANRRLLVLGALIHDIGKLEIPRDILNKKSKLTSEEWEIVKKHVLWGKEIVLVNGKYKDLVPLVELHHERYDGKGYPYGYKGEEIPLLARMLCIIDSFDAMTTERPYQATKSFADALQEIRNCAGSQFDPELAAQFIRYMENKMAPTG; encoded by the coding sequence ATGAGGCTCACTCAAAAACTTGCTGGCTTTCGTCAGCCCGGTAACTTGTATTTGTTATTGAAATCCTTTGCGGGGATGCTCCTCTTTGCGGCAACGGGCAACTTGTCCATAAATTCTTATTCAATGACACAATGGGTTATTATTTATTCGATGGTTGGAGCCGTACTCCTTTTAAGCCATTTTATTTTTGCTCTATCCCCGGAAGGGAACGGACAGTCAATGGATTCTTCCGTCTATTTGGCTGCACTGTTTCTATACGGAGGGGGTGTTGCCTTATTTGTTTTGTTACTCAGTTCAGTAGTTTTCATGATTTATGCCCGGAATACAAAGTGGTGGAAACACATCCTTAATTTTTCTATGTATACTTTTATGATAAACGGAGCAGGGTTAACATTTCACCTTTTAGGTGGAGAAACTGGTCCTTTCAATATTAATTACATGTATGCGTATTTAGTAGCTTTAGCTGCATATTTTACGTTGAATGTCATCTTGTTTGGTTGTTATTATCTAATTCTTTATAAAGGATCAGTATTTAAGTTCTTAAAGAATATCATGAGAGATATTCTCTTCGCTTATCTGAGTACGTTACTTTTATCTGTCGTTCTTGTCATCCTTATGGCTCAGAATGGTTCATTGGGTTTGTTTCTGTTCTTGGCTATCGGTATACTGCTGTCCCATGCCTTTCAACAATTATTTAAAATGTATAATTCAGTAAGTGAGAAAGCAAATACGGACCAGCGCACCGGTTTATACAGCCACAGCTGTTTTGAGGAAAAGCTGGATGAAGCTATAAAGGTTGCAAAAAAGCAGGAATCCCCTTTATCCCTTGCGATGATAGATTTAGACGACTTCAAAAAATATAACGACACGTTTGGGCATCTTCAGGGAGACCGGCTTCTCGGTTTTTTCGGAGAGCTTGTCAAGTCGGAGTGTGAGTCGAAAAATTTCATTGCCGCGCGCTTTGGCGGTGAAGAATTTGCGATCATTATGCCCGGATTTACGCAGGAGCAATCGAAGGCTTTTATTGACGGACTTCGAAAGAAAATCAACGACAGCCCTTTCGACGGCGTGGAAATATTTCCGCATGGCTGTTTGTCATATTCTGCAGGTATCATTGAACTTAGAAAGGAGATGCATGATAAGTCTCAGCTAATCGATTGGGCAGACCGTGCGGTATACGCGGCGAAATCGAAAGGCAAAAATATGGTCCTGATCTACGGGGAAGAGAGCCGATTGCCTCAACGCCTTGAAGACGACATTAAAGAACTGGAACAACAGCTTAAAATCTTTTTGTCCAAAGACGTGTACACCTTCAAACATTCGAAAAGAGTATATTCCTATGCGGTTGATATGGCTGATGTGTTGAAGCTTAATGATGCGAATCGACGCCTGCTGGTGCTGGGGGCATTGATACACGATATTGGAAAGCTCGAAATTCCAAGGGATATCTTGAACAAGAAAAGCAAGCTAACGAGCGAGGAATGGGAAATTGTCAAAAAGCACGTGTTGTGGGGTAAAGAGATTGTGCTTGTGAACGGTAAATACAAAGATCTCGTACCGCTTGTCGAGCTGCATCACGAACGTTACGACGGGAAAGGTTATCCGTACGGCTACAAAGGAGAAGAAATTCCGCTTCTGGCCCGCATGCTTTGTATAATTGACTCCTTCGATGCGATGACGACGGAACGCCCTTATCAGGCAACGAAATCGTTTGCCGATGCCTTGCAGGAAATCAGAAACTGTGCCGGCTCCCAATTCGATCCTGAGCTCGCCGCCCAGTTTATCCGTTATATGGAAAATAAGATGGCTCCAACCGGATGA
- a CDS encoding helix-turn-helix domain-containing protein, with protein MNPLDKIMSTEEASKLWGVHQDHVKRLCREGKVICRKFGKTYILVRNQPKPGANRAVNSG; from the coding sequence ATGAATCCGCTCGATAAAATAATGTCGACCGAAGAGGCGTCCAAACTTTGGGGGGTGCATCAAGACCATGTAAAAAGGTTGTGCCGCGAAGGAAAGGTAATCTGCCGGAAATTCGGCAAGACTTACATCCTGGTGAGGAACCAGCCGAAGCCTGGCGCAAACAGGGCGGTTAATTCCGGCTAA